The Pseudomonas protegens genome contains the following window.
GACAAGGTCATTGCCCTGCCCAAGCGGCCCGCGCTGATCCTCCACACCGGGGACATCACCCACCTGTCCCGAGCCGAAGAGTTCGACACCGCCGCCCAATTGCTCAAGGGCCTGCCGTCCACCGTGCACTACGTACCGGGCGAGCATGACACCCTGGATGAAGGCGGCGGCCAGCTCTACCTGCAACGCTATGGCAAGGGCACCCGGGGTAACGGCTGGTACAGCTTCGACCAGCAAGGCGTGCACTTCATTGCCCTGGTGAATGTCTTCAACCTGCAGCCCGGTCATGAAGCCAGCCTGGGCGCCGAGCAACTGGCCTGGCTGGCGGATGACCTGCGGGCAGTGGCCAGCAGCACGCCAATCGTGGTCTTCACCCATATCCCGTTGTGGACCATCTACCAGCCCTGGGGCTGGGGCACCGAAGACGGCGACCAGGCCATCGCCCTGTTGCGCCGCTTCGGCTCGGTGACCGTCCTCAACGGCCATATCCACCAGGTCATCCAAAAGGTCGAGGGCAACATCACTTTCCATACCGCTCGCGGCACGGCCTACCCGCAACCGGCTCCCGGCGCCGCGGCCAACCCCGGGCCGATGACCGTGGCCGCCGACCAGTTGCGCAATTACCTGGGCATCACCGATGTCCGCGCGACCCAGGGCGAGCATCCCCTGGCCCTGCTCGACTCCACCCTGGTCTGAGGTCCTCGTGCGATGAAGACATGGCTCACACTGCTGCTTCTGGGCTGCCTGGCAACACCCGCCTGGGCCGAGGAGGTGACGATCGATATCCGCGCGTTCATGTACAACCCCCAGGATGTGCAAATCACCGCGGGCACCCGGGTCACCTGGGTCAATGACGACCAGATACCGCACACGGTGACTGAAACCCACAAGCTGTTCCGTTCCGCGGCACTGGACACCAACGACCGTTTTTCCTACCAATTCGATACCCCCGGCACCTACCAGTACTTCTGCGTCCTGCACCCACAGATGATCGGCAAGATCATCGTCAGCCCACCACAACCCTAGGCAACCAGCCCAGTGCCGCGCCCTGTGCGGCGCCGCACAGGGCCGCCGTGGCCGGCGCGCAAGTGCAGGTTCATGGGCCGCCAAAGCACACGAAAGCCGACCAATAACCCTCAACCTAGGGGAAATAAAAATCTTTCTGTCATTTGTACTGCTGTATCCTGCCCAGGCTTTTTAAAAGCGCGGACCTACCCAGCGATTTAAAAAACAGACTTTGCGAGGAGCAACGACATGCATGAGATCCCGAATCTCCCCTTCCCAAGCCTGCACGAAACTGAGCAGACCACCCCGCCCCAAGCCAGCGCTGAAAAGCCTGTAGTGCAAGAAGCCGCCGACAGCCGCAAGGCCGACAGCGACGACTGAAAAACGCTGTAACCAGACCGTGTGGAAAGCGCTACTCAAGCGCTTTCCACACCGCCTGAAACCTCCCCCCCCCGAGCCCTACCCAGCCATGACCGACTCCTTCAGCGAAACCCAGGCCAGCGTGCTGATCGGCACCGCGGAAAAAATGATCGAGGTGTGGAACCGCCTGAGCGCGCCAAGACAGGCCGCCCTGCTGGCCCGTTTCGGCACCCAGGAAAACGCTATCGCCGCCCTGGTCACCACGCGCCTGCTGCAAGACAACGACGCCTGAGTCAAAACCCTGGCCCGAAAGATCTGCACAACGCGTCGAATTCTCCCCCTGCGCCAGCGTCCACATCGGTATCATAAGCAGCCTATCTATTCAGCTGTCGCCGTGGACCCATCCCCATGCCAGATTCCCAGCGCCCCTTGGCGGTCACGCTGCAAGTCGTCTCCATCGTCCTGTTCACCTTTATCGGCTACCTGAATGTCGGCATTCCCCTGGCGGTGCTGCCGGGCTATGTGCACAGCGATCTGGGTTTTGGCGCGGTGATCGCCGGCCTGGTGATCAGCGTGCAATACCTGGCCACCCTGCTCAGCCGCCCCTACGCCGGACGCATCATCGACAACCTGGGCAGCAAGCGCGCAGTCATGTACGGCCTGGCCGGCTGCGGACTAAGCGGCGTGTTCATGCTGCTCTCGGCCTGGCTGCAACACCTGCCGATCCTGAGCCTGCTCAGCCTGCTGACTGGCCGCCTGGTGCTGGGCAGCGCGGAAAGCCTGGTGGGCTCGGGTTCGATTGGCTGGGGCATCGGTCGGGTCGGCGCGGCCAACACCGCCAAGGTAATTTCCTGGAACGGCATCGCCAGCTACGGCGCCCTGGCCATCGGCGCGCCCCTGGGCGCCTGGCTGGTCGATCATCTCGGCTTGTGGAGCATGGGCGTGAGCATCATCCTGCTGGCCGTGCTCGGCCTGCTGCTGGCCTGGCCAAAACTCGCGGCGCCGATCGTCGCCGGCGAACGCCTGCCCTTCATCCATGTGCTGGGCAAAGTCTTTCCCCACGGCTGCGGCCTGGCCCTGGGCTCCATAGGCTTTGGCACCATCGCCACCTTCATCACCCTGTACTACGCCACCCAGCACTGGGACAACGCGGTGCTGTGCCTGAGCCTGTTCGGCGCCAGCTTCATCGGTGCGCGCTTGCTGTTCGGCAACCTGATCAACCGCCTCGGCGGCTTTCGCGTGGCGATCGCCTGCCTGTCGGTGGAAACCCTCGGCCTGTTGCTGCTGTGGCAGGCCCCCGACGCCCACTGGGCACTGGCTGGCGCGGCCTTGAGCGGCTTCGGCTTCTCTCTGGTGTTCCCGGCGCTGGGGGTGGAAGCGGTGAACCTGGTGCCGGCCTCCAGCCGTGGCGCGGCGGTGGGCGCCTACTCGCTGTTCATCGACCTGTCGCTGGGCATCACCGGGCCCCTGGCCGGGGCGATTGCCGCCGGCTTCGGCTTTGCCTCGATCTTCCTCTTCGCCGCCATCGCCGCCTGCAGCGGCCTGGTACTGAGCCTGTACCTGTACCGTCAGGCACCCAGGCAACGCAAGGAACGCGCGCTCGGCTAGAAGTCCACCTTGCCGCGACCGGCCTTGATGTTGCCGCGCTTGGCCTTGCTCTCCAGCCGACGCTTCTTCGAACCCAGGGTCGGTTTGGTCGGGCGGCGTTTCTTTTCCACCTTGATGGCGCTGAGGATCAGCTCGGTGAGACGCTCCAGGGCATCGGCGCGGTTTTGCTCCTGGGTGCGGTATTGCTGGGCCTTGAGAATGATCACGCCATCACTGGTGATGCGACTGTCGCGCAGCGCCAGCAGCCGCTCCTTGTAGAACGGCGGCAAGGACGAGGCCGGAATGTCGAAGCGCAGATGCACCGCGCTGGACACCTTGTTGACGTTCTGCCCACCGGCGCCCTGGGCGCGGATGGCGGTCAGCTCGATCTCGGCATCCGGCAGATGCACGTTGTTGGAAATCACCAGCATGGAACAGGAATCCGTCTTCAGGGCGCACAGGATACCCCCATTCCCCCGGCTCTGGCGGGCCTCTTCGCTGGCCGGCGCAAGCGATCTCAACCCGCAGAAAAATCACAGGCATGAAAAACCCGGCCGCAGCCGGGTTAGTCATGGCCAGGGCCGCACTTACTTCAGCGAAGCACTGGCCGCCTGCAGCGGTTGCTGGGCACTGCGCTTGTTCTTGATCAGGTAGCAGACCCACATGAACACCACCCATACCGGGATCGCGTACACCGAAATCTGGATGCCCGGGATCATCAGCATGATGCCGAGGATGA
Protein-coding sequences here:
- a CDS encoding metallophosphoesterase family protein, whose protein sequence is MDTPATSHTQATEGPQNPDRRTLLKCSAWAGAGVIWALSGGIPRAFALDQAGQPSDPSVLNSSFHFVQISDSHIGFNKEANPEPVKTLQVAIDKVIALPKRPALILHTGDITHLSRAEEFDTAAQLLKGLPSTVHYVPGEHDTLDEGGGQLYLQRYGKGTRGNGWYSFDQQGVHFIALVNVFNLQPGHEASLGAEQLAWLADDLRAVASSTPIVVFTHIPLWTIYQPWGWGTEDGDQAIALLRRFGSVTVLNGHIHQVIQKVEGNITFHTARGTAYPQPAPGAAANPGPMTVAADQLRNYLGITDVRATQGEHPLALLDSTLV
- a CDS encoding plastocyanin/azurin family copper-binding protein, with amino-acid sequence MKTWLTLLLLGCLATPAWAEEVTIDIRAFMYNPQDVQITAGTRVTWVNDDQIPHTVTETHKLFRSAALDTNDRFSYQFDTPGTYQYFCVLHPQMIGKIIVSPPQP
- a CDS encoding MFS transporter; translation: MPDSQRPLAVTLQVVSIVLFTFIGYLNVGIPLAVLPGYVHSDLGFGAVIAGLVISVQYLATLLSRPYAGRIIDNLGSKRAVMYGLAGCGLSGVFMLLSAWLQHLPILSLLSLLTGRLVLGSAESLVGSGSIGWGIGRVGAANTAKVISWNGIASYGALAIGAPLGAWLVDHLGLWSMGVSIILLAVLGLLLAWPKLAAPIVAGERLPFIHVLGKVFPHGCGLALGSIGFGTIATFITLYYATQHWDNAVLCLSLFGASFIGARLLFGNLINRLGGFRVAIACLSVETLGLLLLWQAPDAHWALAGAALSGFGFSLVFPALGVEAVNLVPASSRGAAVGAYSLFIDLSLGITGPLAGAIAAGFGFASIFLFAAIAACSGLVLSLYLYRQAPRQRKERALG
- the arfB gene encoding alternative ribosome rescue aminoacyl-tRNA hydrolase ArfB: MLVISNNVHLPDAEIELTAIRAQGAGGQNVNKVSSAVHLRFDIPASSLPPFYKERLLALRDSRITSDGVIILKAQQYRTQEQNRADALERLTELILSAIKVEKKRRPTKPTLGSKKRRLESKAKRGNIKAGRGKVDF